The Lucilia cuprina isolate Lc7/37 chromosome 5, ASM2204524v1, whole genome shotgun sequence genome includes a window with the following:
- the LOC111684268 gene encoding ubiquitin-conjugating enzyme E2-22 kDa yields MANMAVSRIKREFKEVMRSEEIVQCSIKIELINDSWTELRGEIAGPPDTPYEGGKFVLEIKVPETYPFNPPKVRFITKIWHPNISSVTGAICLDILKDNWAAAMTLRTVLLSLQALLAAAEPDDPQDAVVAYQYKDKYQLFVTTARHWTNVYAGGPHKYPDCDAKIQRLKDMGIDEHDARAVLSKENWDLEKATESLFS; encoded by the exons ATGGCTAATATGGCTGTATCTCGTATAAAGCGCGAATTTAAGGAAGTTATGCGCAGCGAGGAG attGTTCAATGCTccattaaaattgaattaatcAATGACAGTTGGACTGAATTACGTGGTGAAATAGCAGGACCACCAGATACACCATATGAAGGTGGAAAATTTGTACTAGAAATTAAAGTACCCGAAACGTATCCCTTCAATCCACCCAAG gtgcgttttataacaaaaatttggcATCCCAATATATCTTCGGTAACTGGTGCCATATGTTTGGATATATTAAAAGATAACTG GGCCGCTGCTATGACATTACGTACAGTCTTATTGTCATTGCAAGCCTTATTAGCTGCCGCTGAACCCGATGATCCACAAGATGCTGTCGTAGCTTACCAATATAAAGATAAATATCAATTATTTGTAACAACAGCCCGGCATTGGACCAATGTTTATGCGGGTG GTCCCCATAAATATCCAGACTGTGATGCCAAAATACAACGTTTGAAGGATATGGGCATAGATGAGCATGATGCACGTGCTGTTCTATCGAAAGAAAACTGGGATTTGGAAAAAGCCACTGAAAGTCTATTTAGTTAG